The following coding sequences lie in one Arachis ipaensis cultivar K30076 chromosome B05, Araip1.1, whole genome shotgun sequence genomic window:
- the LOC107644917 gene encoding RNA-binding protein 1, whose protein sequence is MTDGFWNRQQQAMLPHAGMLKRPRSDYDIPTSGLTSGNELHNYIARDNDRTGHGMIKDTKTIGSAYDRYLQSGQLSSFTSGEASTIGGLGLSRGVGGLPGQSLSDPSIIGRHGVGGPDLAPNGRGVGYGGQLPGDAVSRPGPETVPLPPDASSTLYVEGLPSDSKRREVAHIFRPFVGYREVRLVSKESKHRGGDPLILCFVDFANPACAATAMSALQGYKVDELNPESSHLRLQFSRFPGPRSGAGPRGGGGGKR, encoded by the exons ATGACCGACGGCTTCTGGAACCGCCAGCAGCAGGCCATGCTCCCTCACGCCGGCATGCTCAAGCGACCTCGTTCCGACTACG ATATACCAACTTCTGGTCTGACATCAGGTAATGAGTTGCATAATTATATTGCTCGTGACAATGACCGAACTGGTCATGGAATGATAAAGGACACAAAAACAATTGGGTCTGCATATGACCGCTACCTTCAGAGTGGG CAACTTTCTTCATTCACTTCCGGCGAAGCTAGTACAATTGGTGGTCTCGGATTGTCAAGGGGAGTTGGTGGATTGCCAGGTCAGTCATTAAGTGATCCTTCTATAATTGGGCGTCATGGAGTTGGCGGTCCTGATCTTGCTCCAAATGGGCGGGGGGTTGGTTATGGTGGTCAGCTACCAGGAGATGCAGTTTCTAGGCCAGGGCCAGAAACGGTTCCCCTACCTCCGGATGCTTCAAGTACTTTATATGTTGAAGGTCTCCCTTCTGATAGCAAAAGAAGGGAAGTGGCTC ACATTTTTCGTCCTTTTGTTGGATATAGAGAAGTGAGGCTTGTGAGCAAAGAATCCAAACAT CGTGGTGGAGATCCTCTTATTCTTTGTTTTGTGGATTTTGCAAATCCAGCTTGTGCAGCAACTGCAATGAGTGCCTTGCAAG GGTACAAAGTAGATGAACTCAATCCCGAGTCTAGTCACCTTCGGCTTCAGTTCTCTCGATTTCCTGGTCCTAGAAGTGGAGCTGGACCTCGTGGCGGTGGCGGTGGCAAGAGGTGA